The following coding sequences lie in one Rutidosis leptorrhynchoides isolate AG116_Rl617_1_P2 chromosome 4, CSIRO_AGI_Rlap_v1, whole genome shotgun sequence genomic window:
- the LOC139903927 gene encoding protein BIG GRAIN 1-like A, translating into MYKPARHNPSFSSSLLDEIYRSIDQRNDQEVPKYRNTSFNTNSQIRHEIQDKVTKRSSQRDLRCFNSSSSSSGSSCTGFSSSEADSVYCVSIKPNSIRTSTHQHDDYNKRESHDNMYGQRYQHDDIQSKQKHEGIVKTKSRAMKIYGDLKKVKQPISPGGRLATFLNSIFTTKNMKSSSDEASVSKSTNASTCSSASAYSRSCLSKTPSSRGKLSSNKKRSVRFYPVSVIVDEDCQPCGHKSLYGEQSDPKTIKFVQNRDIEEYDVRSSEKTRRIEEAARNLLRNYQKKVDLITSKTKSENEIEMNYEDDENDDDDASSSTSSDLFELENLSAIGMGKYGDELPVYETTHLDTNLAIGNGFLI; encoded by the coding sequence ATGTACAAACCAGCTAGACACAATCCTTCTTTCTCTTCATCGTTGCTCGACGAGATCTACCGATCTATCGATCAACGAAACGATCAAGAAGTACCTAAATATCGAAACACAAGTTTTAATACTAATTCTCAAATTCGCCATGAAATACAAGATAAAGTTACAAAAAGAAGTTCACAACGTGACTTACGTTGCTTTAATTCGAGCTCCAGCTCATCCGGTTCCAGCTGTACCGGTTTTTCATCATCTGAAGCTGATTCGGTTTACTGCGTCTCAATAAAACCTAACTCTATTCGAACAAGCACGCATCAACACGATGATTACAATAAAAGAGAATCACACGATAACATGTACGGACAAAGGTATCAGCATGACGATATTCAATCAAAACAGAAACACGAAGGTATCGTGAAGACGAAATCACGAGCAATGAAGATCTATGGCGATTTGAAAAAGGTGAAGCAACCTATATCGCCAGGAGGTAGATTAGCGACTTTTTTGAACTCGATTTTCACAACGAAGAACATGAAATCATCATCAGACGAAGCGAGTGTATCAAAATCGACTAATGCGTCAACATGTTCATCAGCGTCTGCATATTCGCGATCGTGTTTAAGTAAAACGCCGTCGTCTAGAGGTAAATTGAGCAGTAATAAAAAGAGATCGGTTAGGTTTTATCCGGTGAGTGTGATTGTAGATGAAGACTGTCAACCGTGCGGACATAAATCGTTGTACGGAGAACAATCGGATCCAAAAACAATCAAATTCGTTCAAAATCGTGACATTGAAGAGTACGACGTTCGTTCGAGTGAGAAAACTCGAAGAATTGAAGAAGCTGCGAGGAATTTGTTGAGAAATTACCAGAAAAAAGTCGATCTGATTACGAGTAAAACGAAAAGCGAAAATGAAATCGAGATGAATTATGAAGACGATGAAAATGATGACGATGATGCTTCTAGTAGCACGAGTTCTGATTTGTTTGAATTGGAGAATTTATCTGCAATTGGAATGGGGAAGTATGGAGATGAATTACCGGTGTATGAAACAACTCATTTGGATACGAATTTAGCAATTGGAAATGGTTTTCtaatttaa